A window from Drosophila nasuta strain 15112-1781.00 chromosome 3, ASM2355853v1, whole genome shotgun sequence encodes these proteins:
- the LOC132791970 gene encoding mucin-5AC isoform X1, whose product MGALQQQRKRYTETDTESRYKSRADNSSAPASSTITQRRSHNSMPMRSSILILALGSLLTLLLLATCTDASPVFVDNPSLAQFQSGRNIRHLPCIVRKSGRSGVCMFAIDCIKQNGTHLGTCIDRFYFGSCCALKEEASLFAPEINDNSIDQNTISHFVHESTTLRTTDSIFGSHNHSSNHQQQQHMASELLKNVTQSYLSSAKPVRTTSSSSSSSSSTSTTMISSSSSSSSSSSSTTASTTRRPPNAHTTHKNSHFVIRTTLKPSAAPTLITTPKPHRRRTTSTQRPVLTTLPALEQRIETTTVPSKFVTFQIVETTTPAVTEATNRWPETTTRRHSSRPTASSAAAASKTTSRTTTTTTAAPTTTSTTTTTTTTPRPTPPLRTTTTAKPHKPQSSRRPAPPKKPVTTTTTSSSNSTTTATRKPIESISKLGNNNSTTTSQSPTKTTTTGSSSHKTTPTTTATTTASRTTAKPERTTHAPRPKPQPTGEIVKVPALLADVPITTTTTTTTKATRRPTITAPTATTTAPKKQPISSAATSTTPKPTRRHTTKTTTTSTTAAPTTTTTTTRRTTTTTTTTAATPLTTEATKLQSPASATTEAAATATSSGSSSHATKKPGLITWTDVEAEPITNATIASNWQPGQPADWIPMPTLLPEMYNKTAAGAVTPSSSTDKVVISVATSVSTSSESKPGQSQTPMPATTATTASKPHRTTKPPPTTSRPASTATTTTTTAATTTTTSTPRTTTTTTTATVTSKTTAATATESSSSIELASSTTSSTESSNELASSGSSTTDYSGEELNTTTIDAVGNTTVAPASGLEGVDYREVCGRRMFPEPRIVGGANAAFGRWPWQISLRQWRTSTYLHKCGAALLNENWAITAAHCVDNVPPSDLLLRLGEYDLAEEEEPYGFQERRVQIVASHPQFDPRTFEYDLALLRFYEPVVFQPNIIPVCVPDNDENFIGQTAFVTGWGRLYEDGPLPSVLQEVAVPVINNTICESMYRSAGYIEHIPHIFICAGWKKGGYDSCEGDSGGPMVLQRESDKRFQLGGVISWGIGCAEANQPGVYTRISEFRDWINQILQF is encoded by the exons ATGGGCGCGTTGCAGCAACAGAGAAAAAGATACACTGAAACAGATACAGAGAGCAGATATAAAAGTAGAGCAGACAACAGCTCAGCACCCGCATCGTCAACGATAACGCAGAGAAGAAGCCACAACAGCATGCCCATGCGTAGCAGCATCCTCATCCTGGCGCTGGGCAGTCTGCTGACGCTACTGTTGCTGGCCACTTGCACAGATGCCAGTCCCGTGTTTGTGGATAATCCCAGCTTAGCACAAT TTCAATCCGGTCGCAATATACGTCATCTGCCCTGCATAGTGCGCAAGTCGGGACGCTCTGGCGTCTGCATGTTTGCCATCGACTGCATCAAGCAGAATGGCACGCACTTGGGCACCTGCATCGATCGCTTTTACTTTGGCTCGTGCTGTGCATTGAAG GAGGAAGCCTCGCTATTTGCACCTGAGATCAACGACAATAGCATCGATCAGAATACCATTTCTCATTTCGTCCACGAGTCCACAACGTTGCGTACGACGGACAGCATCTTTGGCAGCCACaatcacagcagcaaccatcagcagcagcagcacatggCCAGCGAGTTGCTGAAGAATGTGACGCAAAGTTACTTGAGCAGCGCCAAGCCAGTGcgcaccaccagcagcagcagtagtagcAGCAGCTCCACAAGCACTACCATGAttagcagcagtagcagtagcagcagcagcagttctTCAACGACTGCCAGCACCACACGTCGTCCTCCGAATGCACACACCACCCACAAGAATTCGCATTTCGTGATACGCACCACACTGAAGCCAAGTGCAGCTCCAACGCTGATTACTACGCCGAAGCCGCATCGTCGTCGCACCACCAGCACACAGCGACCAGTGTTAACCACATTGCCAGCGCTTGAGCAACGCATTGAGACCACAACGGTGCCCAGCAAATTTGTGACTTTCCAGATTGTGGagacaacaacaccagcagtcACCGAGGCCACCAACCGCTGGCCAGAGACAACCACCAGACGGCACAGCAGCAGACCCACAgcaagcagcgcagcagcagcgtcaaaGACCACAagcaggacaacaacaaccacaacggcAGCACCGACAACCACAAGcactacaacgacaacaactacaacaccaCGGCCAACACCACCGCTTCGCACTACCACAACGGCAAAGCCACACAAGCCACAGTCAAGCAGACGCCCAGCTCCGCCCAAGAAGccagtcacaacaacaacaaccagcagcagcaacagcacgacaacagcaacacgaaAACCTATTGAGAGCATCAGTAAActaggcaacaacaacagcaccaccACCAGCCAAAgtccaacaaaaacaacaacaacgggcagcagcagtcacaagactacgccaacaacaacagcaacaacgacagcaagcAGAACCACAGCTAAGCCGGAGAGAACAACACATGCGCCCAGGCCAAAGCCACAGCCAACGGGAGAGATTGTCAAAGTTCCGGCATTGCTGGCAGATGtgccaataacaacaacaaccacaactacCACAAAGGCCACGCGCAGACCAACAATAACTgcaccaacagcaaccacGACTGCGCCCAAAAAGCAACCAATTAGCAGCGCAGCAACGTCTACAACGCCAAAACCAACGCGTCGGCAtacaacaaagacaacaacaaccagcacAACTGctgcgccaacaacaacaacgacgacaaccagaagaacgacgacaacaacaacaacgactgcTGCAACACCGCTAACCACCGAAGCAACCAAATTGCAATCACCCgcatcagcaacaactgaagcagcggcaacggcaacatcaagtggcagcagcagccatgcGACCAAGAAACCCGGTCTGATCACCTGGACCGATGTGGAGGCTGAGCCCATAACAAATGCGACCATTGCCAGCAATTGGCAGCCGGGTCAACCCGCCGATTGGATACCAATGCCCACTTTGTTGCCAGAGATGTACAACAAAACGGCTGCAGGCGCAG TTacgcccagcagcagcacagacAAGGTGGTTATCTCGGTGGCCACCAGCGTTAGCACAAGCAGTGAATCAAAGCCGGGTCAGAGTCAAACGCCAATgccagcaacgacagcaacaaccgcTAGCAAGCCGCATAGAACCACAAAACCACCACCAACCACTAGCAGGCCAGCATCAACAGccacgacgacaacaacaacagctgcaacaacaacgacaacaagcaCTCCAAGaactacaacgacaacaacaacagcaactgtaacAAGCAAAACCACAGCGGCAACTGCAAccgagagcagcagcagcattgaaTTAGCATCCTCGACAACATCTTCAACCGAATCCAGCAACGAGTTGgccagcagcggcagcagcacaACGGATTACAGCGGCGAGGAGCTGAACACAACCACGATCGATGCAGTTGGCAATACAACTGTAGCGCCTGCAAGTGGCTTGGAGGGCGTCGATTACAGAGAAG TCTGTGGACGTCGCATGTTCCCCGAGCCGCGCATCGTTGGCGGGGCAAATGCCGCCTTTGGACGCTGGCCCTGGCAGATATCGCTGCGTCAATGGCGCACCTCAACCTATCTGCACAAGTGCGGCGCGGCGCTTCTCAACGAGAACTGGGCAATCACAGCGGCTCACTGTGTTGACAA TGTGCCGCCCTCCGATTTGCTGTTGCGCCTCGGGGAGTACGATCTGGCCGAGGAAGAGGAACCCTATGGTTTTCAGGAACGTCGTGTACAAATTGTTGCTTCCCATCCCCAGTTCGATCCACGCACCTTTGAATACGATCTGGCGCTGCTCAG ATTCTATGAGCCTGTGGTATTCCAACCCAATATCATACCCGTTTGTGTGCCCGACAACGATGAGAACTTCATTGGCCAGACCGCATTTGTCACCGGCTGGGGACGTCTGTATGAAGACGGTCCGCTACCCAGTGTGCTGCAGGAGGTCGCTGTGCCTGTCATCAACAACACCATCTGCGAGTCCATGTACCGTTCGGCGGGCTACATTGAGCACATACCCCACATTTTCATCTGTGCCGGCTGGAAGAAGGGCGGCTACGATTCCTGCGAAG GTGATTCTGGTGGCCCCATGGTGCTGCAACGTGAGTCGGATAAACGCTTTCAACTTGGCGGTGTCATCTCCTGGGGTATTGGCTGTGCGGAGGCCAATCAGCCGGGCGTCTATACTCGCATTTCCGAATTCCGAGACTGGATCAATCAGATTTTACAGTTTTAG
- the LOC132791970 gene encoding mucin-5AC isoform X2 — translation MWSLGKKASRFHITSSMGALQQQRKRYTETDTESRYKSRADNSSAPASSTITQRRSHNSMPMRSSILILALGSLLTLLLLATCTDASPVFVDNPSLAQFQSGRNIRHLPCIVRKSGRSGVCMFAIDCIKQNGTHLGTCIDRFYFGSCCALKEEASLFAPEINDNSIDQNTISHFVHESTTLRTTDSIFGSHNHSSNHQQQQHMASELLKNVTQSYLSSAKPVRTTSSSSSSSSSTSTTMISSSSSSSSSSSSTTASTTRRPPNAHTTHKNSHFVIRTTLKPSAAPTLITTPKPHRRRTTSTQRPVLTTLPALEQRIETTTVPSKFVTFQIVETTTPAVTEATNRWPETTTRRHSSRPTASSAAAASKTTSRTTTTTTAAPTTTSTTTTTTTTPRPTPPLRTTTTAKPHKPQSSRRPAPPKKPVTTTTTSSSNSTTTATRKPIESISKLGNNNSTTTSQSPTKTTTTGSSSHKTTPTTTATTTASRTTAKPERTTHAPRPKPQPTGEIVKVPALLADVPITTTTTTTTKATRRPTITAPTATTTAPKKQPISSAATSTTPKPTRRHTTKTTTTSTTAAPTTTTTTTRRTTTTTTTTAATPLTTEATKLQSPASATTEAAATATSSGSSSHATKKPGLITWTDVEAEPITNATIASNWQPGQPADWIPMPTLLPEMYNKTAAGAVTPSSSTDKVVISVATSVSTSSESKPGQSQTPMPATTATTASKPHRTTKPPPTTSRPASTATTTTTTAATTTTTSTPRTTTTTTTATVTSKTTAATATESSSSIELASSTTSSTESSNELASSGSSTTDYSGEELNTTTIDAVGNTTVAPASGLEGVDYREVCGRRMFPEPRIVGGANAAFGRWPWQISLRQWRTSTYLHKCGAALLNENWAITAAHCVDNVPPSDLLLRLGEYDLAEEEEPYGFQERRVQIVASHPQFDPRTFEYDLALLRFYEPVVFQPNIIPVCVPDNDENFIGQTAFVTGWGRLYEDGPLPSVLQEVAVPVINNTICESMYRSAGYIEHIPHIFICAGWKKGGYDSCEGDSGGPMVLQRESDKRFQLGGVISWGIGCAEANQPGVYTRISEFRDWINQILQF, via the exons ATGGGCGCGTTGCAGCAACAGAGAAAAAGATACACTGAAACAGATACAGAGAGCAGATATAAAAGTAGAGCAGACAACAGCTCAGCACCCGCATCGTCAACGATAACGCAGAGAAGAAGCCACAACAGCATGCCCATGCGTAGCAGCATCCTCATCCTGGCGCTGGGCAGTCTGCTGACGCTACTGTTGCTGGCCACTTGCACAGATGCCAGTCCCGTGTTTGTGGATAATCCCAGCTTAGCACAAT TTCAATCCGGTCGCAATATACGTCATCTGCCCTGCATAGTGCGCAAGTCGGGACGCTCTGGCGTCTGCATGTTTGCCATCGACTGCATCAAGCAGAATGGCACGCACTTGGGCACCTGCATCGATCGCTTTTACTTTGGCTCGTGCTGTGCATTGAAG GAGGAAGCCTCGCTATTTGCACCTGAGATCAACGACAATAGCATCGATCAGAATACCATTTCTCATTTCGTCCACGAGTCCACAACGTTGCGTACGACGGACAGCATCTTTGGCAGCCACaatcacagcagcaaccatcagcagcagcagcacatggCCAGCGAGTTGCTGAAGAATGTGACGCAAAGTTACTTGAGCAGCGCCAAGCCAGTGcgcaccaccagcagcagcagtagtagcAGCAGCTCCACAAGCACTACCATGAttagcagcagtagcagtagcagcagcagcagttctTCAACGACTGCCAGCACCACACGTCGTCCTCCGAATGCACACACCACCCACAAGAATTCGCATTTCGTGATACGCACCACACTGAAGCCAAGTGCAGCTCCAACGCTGATTACTACGCCGAAGCCGCATCGTCGTCGCACCACCAGCACACAGCGACCAGTGTTAACCACATTGCCAGCGCTTGAGCAACGCATTGAGACCACAACGGTGCCCAGCAAATTTGTGACTTTCCAGATTGTGGagacaacaacaccagcagtcACCGAGGCCACCAACCGCTGGCCAGAGACAACCACCAGACGGCACAGCAGCAGACCCACAgcaagcagcgcagcagcagcgtcaaaGACCACAagcaggacaacaacaaccacaacggcAGCACCGACAACCACAAGcactacaacgacaacaactacaacaccaCGGCCAACACCACCGCTTCGCACTACCACAACGGCAAAGCCACACAAGCCACAGTCAAGCAGACGCCCAGCTCCGCCCAAGAAGccagtcacaacaacaacaaccagcagcagcaacagcacgacaacagcaacacgaaAACCTATTGAGAGCATCAGTAAActaggcaacaacaacagcaccaccACCAGCCAAAgtccaacaaaaacaacaacaacgggcagcagcagtcacaagactacgccaacaacaacagcaacaacgacagcaagcAGAACCACAGCTAAGCCGGAGAGAACAACACATGCGCCCAGGCCAAAGCCACAGCCAACGGGAGAGATTGTCAAAGTTCCGGCATTGCTGGCAGATGtgccaataacaacaacaaccacaactacCACAAAGGCCACGCGCAGACCAACAATAACTgcaccaacagcaaccacGACTGCGCCCAAAAAGCAACCAATTAGCAGCGCAGCAACGTCTACAACGCCAAAACCAACGCGTCGGCAtacaacaaagacaacaacaaccagcacAACTGctgcgccaacaacaacaacgacgacaaccagaagaacgacgacaacaacaacaacgactgcTGCAACACCGCTAACCACCGAAGCAACCAAATTGCAATCACCCgcatcagcaacaactgaagcagcggcaacggcaacatcaagtggcagcagcagccatgcGACCAAGAAACCCGGTCTGATCACCTGGACCGATGTGGAGGCTGAGCCCATAACAAATGCGACCATTGCCAGCAATTGGCAGCCGGGTCAACCCGCCGATTGGATACCAATGCCCACTTTGTTGCCAGAGATGTACAACAAAACGGCTGCAGGCGCAG TTacgcccagcagcagcacagacAAGGTGGTTATCTCGGTGGCCACCAGCGTTAGCACAAGCAGTGAATCAAAGCCGGGTCAGAGTCAAACGCCAATgccagcaacgacagcaacaaccgcTAGCAAGCCGCATAGAACCACAAAACCACCACCAACCACTAGCAGGCCAGCATCAACAGccacgacgacaacaacaacagctgcaacaacaacgacaacaagcaCTCCAAGaactacaacgacaacaacaacagcaactgtaacAAGCAAAACCACAGCGGCAACTGCAAccgagagcagcagcagcattgaaTTAGCATCCTCGACAACATCTTCAACCGAATCCAGCAACGAGTTGgccagcagcggcagcagcacaACGGATTACAGCGGCGAGGAGCTGAACACAACCACGATCGATGCAGTTGGCAATACAACTGTAGCGCCTGCAAGTGGCTTGGAGGGCGTCGATTACAGAGAAG TCTGTGGACGTCGCATGTTCCCCGAGCCGCGCATCGTTGGCGGGGCAAATGCCGCCTTTGGACGCTGGCCCTGGCAGATATCGCTGCGTCAATGGCGCACCTCAACCTATCTGCACAAGTGCGGCGCGGCGCTTCTCAACGAGAACTGGGCAATCACAGCGGCTCACTGTGTTGACAA TGTGCCGCCCTCCGATTTGCTGTTGCGCCTCGGGGAGTACGATCTGGCCGAGGAAGAGGAACCCTATGGTTTTCAGGAACGTCGTGTACAAATTGTTGCTTCCCATCCCCAGTTCGATCCACGCACCTTTGAATACGATCTGGCGCTGCTCAG ATTCTATGAGCCTGTGGTATTCCAACCCAATATCATACCCGTTTGTGTGCCCGACAACGATGAGAACTTCATTGGCCAGACCGCATTTGTCACCGGCTGGGGACGTCTGTATGAAGACGGTCCGCTACCCAGTGTGCTGCAGGAGGTCGCTGTGCCTGTCATCAACAACACCATCTGCGAGTCCATGTACCGTTCGGCGGGCTACATTGAGCACATACCCCACATTTTCATCTGTGCCGGCTGGAAGAAGGGCGGCTACGATTCCTGCGAAG GTGATTCTGGTGGCCCCATGGTGCTGCAACGTGAGTCGGATAAACGCTTTCAACTTGGCGGTGTCATCTCCTGGGGTATTGGCTGTGCGGAGGCCAATCAGCCGGGCGTCTATACTCGCATTTCCGAATTCCGAGACTGGATCAATCAGATTTTACAGTTTTAG